TGCTCAAGGTGGACATAAAGAGATGGTAGAGTGGCTGGTAAGCCAAGGAGCAAGTAAAGACGAGGCTATGTATGGAGCTGCTTATGGTGGCCATAAAGAACTGATGGAGTGGTTGGTAAGCCAAGGAGCAAGTAAAGACTGGACTGTAGGAGAAGCTGCTTATAGTGGAGAAAAATATTTGGTAGAATGGTTGATAAACCAAGGAGCAAGTAAAGACAAGGCTATAAGAGATGCTGCTCAAGGTGGGCATAGAGAGCTGGTGGAATGGTTGATAAGCCAAAGGGCAAGTAAAGCCGATGCTTTATATGGAGCTATTGTTGGCCAACAATACAGATTGGCGATAGGTTTAATAAACAATCATCAAGTACTCCCTCAGGAAATAAACACTTCTACTTCTACCTCATTAAGGTCTTGTTTTAATATGAGATATCATGCTTATTCATTTATATCCGGCATTGCTGATTATAATCTTCAAACAGAATATACTAAGTTTATAGCCAATATTATAGGTATGGATAATATAAAGTTTAGTGGAAATTTGGGGGTTCTAGAAAACATTATAAATCAACAAAACCTATCTATCCAAGATGCATATGTCTATTATGTTGAAGATAAATATATTCGAAGTGGAATATCAACTCCGTTGGGTGATTATGTAGCATCATTCTATAATTCGTATACATCTGATAAGCTTATGGTAATGGGAGAAACCAAGGAGATAATAATACCTAATGAAATCTTAAATAAGATTGCTTATTTCTATCTTGAGCATCCCAAGCTTAAACATAATGATACCCCGAATGCTCAAATATATCCTCCCTTTTCAGAGCGCGTGGTAGATAAAGTTGTATGTTTATGGGTAGATAGAATAAATGAGATTCGTTCTAAAGGAGAGAGGATAAGCTCCGATTCTATAGGAATGTAGGAAAGCTGCTTAATACCCTTTATTGTAAGAAATTTAGTATCCCTTGCAATTATAGGCTAAGAGGGGCTTCTTACAGGAAGCCTTAGGAACTATGGGAGCAGATAGGAAGTTATATGAGTTTATATGATTCAAAGTAGAAGCAAAGAATAGGGTTAACAGTATGTATATGACTTACCTATAACGTGTAATATAATAATTTTTTATCTTTTTAAAACGATCCTTTTTGAGAGGAAAGTTTAAACCATGTAAATTTATCATATAAATACCCAAAAAAGCTCTCAAAACTATTTCTTGGAATTAACTTTCTCAAAATGTACTTTAAAGGCGAGTTTTAAGAGAGATAATTATGCTTGTAGGATATGCAAGGGTCTCAACCCAAGAACAAATTTAGATTTACAGCTAAATGCT
This genomic interval from Candidatus Jidaibacter acanthamoeba contains the following:
- a CDS encoding ankyrin repeat domain-containing protein, translating into MKRKAEEKSFTSNKESRNEDTKVQKYETRHPIILKIIECARSQDHEELQKVPKRWIINRVDYKTGLSAIGILASNEEIEAMKFLEPYGINKNLIVYGFAMGGHSEHTKEWLNQGASKDQAIIGAARGGHIELVEWLVNQGASKDQAVIGAARGGHKDMVEWLISQGASKDQAVIGAVKGEHKDLVKWLIIQGASKDRVVEEAAYSGQKELVQWLVSQGVNKNWAIEVAAQGGQKELVEWLISQGASKDEAVRGVAQGGHKEMVEWLVSQGASKDEAMYGAAYGGHKELMEWLVSQGASKDWTVGEAAYSGEKYLVEWLINQGASKDKAIRDAAQGGHRELVEWLISQRASKADALYGAIVGQQYRLAIGLINNHQVLPQEINTSTSTSLRSCFNMRYHAYSFISGIADYNLQTEYTKFIANIIGMDNIKFSGNLGVLENIINQQNLSIQDAYVYYVEDKYIRSGISTPLGDYVASFYNSYTSDKLMVMGETKEIIIPNEILNKIAYFYLEHPKLKHNDTPNAQIYPPFSERVVDKVVCLWVDRINEIRSKGERISSDSIGM